A window of the Myxocyprinus asiaticus isolate MX2 ecotype Aquarium Trade chromosome 11, UBuf_Myxa_2, whole genome shotgun sequence genome harbors these coding sequences:
- the pfkla gene encoding ATP-dependent 6-phosphofructokinase, liver type produces MSRMSSAGLEKLRMTGAGRAIAVLTSGGDAQGMNAAVRAVTRMGIYVGAKVYLVYEGYQGLVDGGDNIKLANWQSVTNIIQLGGTVIGSARCKAFTTREGRLAAAFNLVKRGICNLCVCGGDGSLTGANIFRSEWSGLLAELAKKGRISVEMAKQHGHLNIVGLVGSIDNDFCGTDMTIGADSALNRITEIIDAITTTATSHQRTFVLEVMGRHCGYLALVSALASGADWLFIPEAPPEEGWEELMCARLGESRSKGCRLNIIIIAEGAINSSGEPITSNYVKDLVVARLGYDTRVTVLGHVQRGGTPSAFDRVLSSKMGVEAVVALLEAGPDTPACVIGLSGNQAVRLPLMEAVELTKEVQRAMNEKRFEEAIQLRGRSFENNWSIYKLLAYQKPAQVQSGHSMAILNVGAPAAGMNAAVRSAVRVGLATGHRVYIVNDGFEGLANGMVNEVSWNQVAGWTGQGGSLLGTKRTLPSSCMEKLVANLNKFSIQSLLVVGGFEAYEGILELVDARGHYDELCIPMCIIPATISNNVPGTDFSLGSDTAVNAAMVSCDKIKQSATGTKRRVFVVETMGGYCGYLATTTGIAVGADAAYIFEEPFNIHDLKTNVEHLTEKMKKDIQRGLVLRNEKCHEHYTTDFIHKLYSAEGKGVFDCRVNVLGHLQQGGVPTPFDRNYGTKLGVRAVEWLTEKMVNTFRQGRVFANTADSACVIGLYKKVLAFSPVTELKDQTDFEHRMPKVQWWFNLRLMLKMLAKYQTSFNEYVTGQIEHVTRRSLSIDTGF; encoded by the exons ATGAGCAGAATGAGCTCCGCCGGGTTGGAGAAGCTGCGGATGACGGGCGCGGGGAGAGCCATCGCCGTACTGACCAGCGGTGGAGACGCGCAAG GTATGAATGCTGCTGTGCGTGCTGTGACACGAATGGGCATTTATGTGGGAGCCAAAGTTTACCTGGTTTATGAG GGTTATCAAGGGCTGGTGGATGGAGGAGATAATATTAAACTGGCCAACTGGCAAAGCGTCACCAATATAATTCAACTG GGCGGCACAGTGATTGGTAGTGCCCGCTGTAAGGCCTTCACCACGCGTGAGGGGCGTTTAGCTGCTGCATTTAACCTGGTCAAACGTGGCATCTGTAATCTGTGTGTTTGCGGAGGTGATGGCAGCCTGACGGGGGCGAATATCTTCCGCTCTGAGTGGAGTGGACTGCTCGCTGAACTGGCGAAGAAAG GTCGGATCTCAGTAGAGATGGCGAAGCAGCACGGTCATCTAAACATCGTGGGTCTGGTGGGTTCTATTGATAatgacttctgtggaacagaCATGACCATCGGCGCTGACTCCGCCCTCAATCGCATCACTGagatcattgacgccatcacaacCACAGCTACAAG CCATCAGCGCACATTTGTGCTAGAAGTCATGGGTCGCCACTGCGG GTATCTGGCACTGGTTTCAGCTCTGGCGTCTGGAGCTGATTGGCTGTTTATTCCAGAAGCTCCTCCTGAAGAAGGCTGGGAAGAACTCATGTGCGCTCGACTGGGAGAG AGTCGCAGTAAAGGATGCAGACTGAACATCATCATCATTGCTGAGGGAGCGATCAACAGTAGTGGCGAGCCGATCACCTCCAACTACGTCAAAGAT CTGGTTGTGGCAAGGCTGGGTTATGACACCCGGGTGACCGTACTGGGTCACGTCCAAAGAGGAGGAACACCATCGGCCTTTGACAGAGTGCTC AGCAGTAAAATGGGCGTGGAGGCTGTGGTGGCCCTATTGGAGGCGGGGCCAGACACGCCCGCCTGTGTGATTGGCCTATCAGGAAATCAGGCTGTACGGCTCCCTCTGATGGAGGCGGTGGAGTTG ACTAAAGAGGTGCAGAGAGCCATGAATGAAAAAAGGTTTGAAGAAGCCATACAGTTACGGGGCAG GAGTTTTGAGAATAACTGGAGCATTTACAAGTTGTTGGCCTATCAAAAGCCTGCTCAAGTCCAG AGCGGTCATTCCATGGCGATTCTGAATGTAGGAGCTCCGGCCGCTGGCATGAACGCTGCAGTGCGATCAGCGGTTAGGGTCGGACTCGCCACGGGACACCGCGTTTACATCGTTAACGATGGATTTGAGGGTCTGGCTAACGGAATG GTCAATGAAGTCTCATGGAATCAGGTGGCCGGTTGGACAGGGCAGGGCGGCTCTCTGCTGGGAACTAAAAG AACACTTCCGAGCTCCTGCATGGAGAAACTAGTGGCAAATCTCAACAAGTTTAGTATCCAGTCGCTGCTTGTTGTTGGTGGTTTTGAG GCTTATGAGGGGATATTGGAGTTGGTTGACGCTAGGGGGCACTATGATGAATTGTGTATTCCCATGTGTATCATCCCAGCCACCATCAGCAACAACGTGCCGGGCACTGACTTCAGTCTGGGGTCAGATACTGCGGTCAATGCTGCGATGGTT AGCTGTGATAAGATCAAGCAGTCAGCCACAGGCACCAAGAGAAGAGTGTTTGTGGTGGAGACAATGGGAGGATACTGTGGTTACCTGGCAACTACCACTGGCATTGCTGTCGGTGCGGATGCGGCTTATATTTTCGAGGAGCCTTTCAACATCCATGACCTGAAG ACCAATGTGGAGCATTTGACAGAGAAGATGAAGAAGGACATTCAGAGAGGTCTGGTGTTGAG GAATGAGAAGTGTCATGAGCACTACACCACTGATTTCATTCACAAACTGTACTCCGCTGAAGGGAAAGGTGTGTTTGACTGCAGAGTCAATGTCCTGGGACATCTACAGCAG GGAGGCGTCCCAACACCCTTTGACAGAAACTACGGCACTAAACTGGGCGTTAGAGCTGTAGAGTGGCTGACAGAGAAGATGGTCAACACTTTTAGACAAG GTCGTGTGTTTGCTAATACTGCAGACAGTGCTTGTGTGATCGGCCTGTATAAGAAGGTTCTGGCTTTTAGTCCTGTGACTGAACTGAAGGACCAGACGGACTTTGA ACACAGGATGCCTAAGGTACAGTGGTGGTTCAATCTACGTCTCATGCTGAAGATGCTGGCCAAGTATCAGACGTCCTTCAACGAGTATGTGACAGGACAGATTGAACATGTGACTCGTCGCTCTCTTAGTATAGACACtgggttttaa